The Bacteroidota bacterium genome includes the window CGTTTGCAGGTCACGTGTGCTTTTGTAATAAAAAATGGCCTGGATATGGGCCATGGGCTGCAACGTTGCACCAAACTGGCTCTTGGGCTTCCGCGAGCCTCGGGCCAGGGCTGTAATTTTCCCTTTCTCGCGCGTGAAGAGCGTTACAATCTGACTGGATTCCCGAAAGGGCATTTTACGAAGCACAACGGCTTCAGACCGAAAAATTTGTCCCACGAATTAGCCGTTCAAATGAGGGTATGCCGGCATCGTCTACAACGTCTAACACCTCACACCCAAGGTAATCAATACAGGTGACCCCTGTTTGTCACAGGGTCCGGGAGACAATATAGATTTCTGGCCTGATAGATACGCTGCAGTGGGTGTAGAATGCCGAGTGATGCGATTTAAAGGATTGCACGTACGCTACGTTTTTGTGTTTTCGTATTGCGGTGCTTCTGTTTTGCGCTGTTGAAGTACTGCTAGCAACCCCATTGAATACCGCTGTAGCAAAAAAAGAAAAGCAATCGGCACTCGACACGAACATAAGCTTGCTTATGTGACTCATGAAATAAAATCGGCATTAAACGCAACCCTTAATCCGCATGAGTGCGCGTGTTCTGGATGTTTTCAGCAGAAACACGAAAAGCCAATGGCAAAAAAACCCCGCAACGTGATCTTCCATCTTTACCGGCTACAACAAAAACTCGCAATCACAAACCGCGAAGCGCATGCCCTCACTGTGTTGTTGTTTTTTATTGTACTGGGCACGCTGATTAGTATATATCAAAGCAGTCGACCAGCCGTATCGCCGGGATTTTATGCGACAACGGACAGCCTATTCCTTGCCGCTACAAAAGAGATGCAACAACACACAGCATCAGATACGGTACAGGCAGATACGCCCGCTACAGCCCCTCTCACCTCACAGTTTTTTAAGCCCACTTTCCCTATCAACATTAACACAGCCACGGCGGCCGAGCTCGAGCTACTACCCCGCATTGGCCCACGGATGGCAACGCGAATCATTACATTCAGACAGACCCATGGCGGCTTTCGAACAAAGGCTGAACTTAAACAGATCAAAGGGATCGGCGAGAAAACATATGCCGGCCTGGAGAACAAAATAACCATAGAATAAAGCCGGCGCGTTCCAATCCCCAGGCGCATATTCTGACAACTTTTAGCTATTTTTCTCCCGGGCAGCCTCTTCCAACACCTTTTTTGTCCACGCTTTGCTGGCTTTTTCTTCTCTCACCAAAAATCGATAAATCGGCACCAATAACACTGCTGCAAGTGCAAAAAAGCCCACTAGCGTAGCAATAATGATCCAGGTAAAGTCTTGTTCTTCCATATTATCTACTACAAACCCACAAGTTTTGAGTCGTAAAAGTTGCGATCTAGGTGTCCTGAGCTTTAAACTTAAAGCGTTTAGGGTCACTGGCATTTACTTGAACGCTGACGCCACGGTCAGCTATGCCATGCGCCCCCGCCACCAAACGCTTCAGTGCAATGCAAGCTGTACGCCTGCTAATTGTTGAGGATGACCGGAAAATTGGGTCTGAACTTGAAAGCCTATTTCAAGAAGACGGCTACGAAGTTTCCTGGACGACCGAAGGCGAGCATGCTTTAAAACTTCTCACCAGCTCGCCAGGATTCGACCTGGTGATCCTTGATCTTGGCCTTCCCAAGAAAAACGGGTTCGATGTCATCAAAGACATGCACAAAGCCGGTGTAGATACCCCTGTACTCATTCTCAGTTCGCGCAATTCTGAAGAAGACAAACTGAACGGGTTCAAACTCGGGGCTGAAGACTACGTAACCAAGCCATTCAGCGCCAAAGAATTGGCTGCCCGGTGCAAGGTTATTGTACGCCGGCACAGCACAAGCAACGGCAAAGACTTGGATCGATACAGTTTCGAGGATATCGAAATCAATT containing:
- a CDS encoding helix-hairpin-helix domain-containing protein, with amino-acid sequence MAKKPRNVIFHLYRLQQKLAITNREAHALTVLLFFIVLGTLISIYQSSRPAVSPGFYATTDSLFLAATKEMQQHTASDTVQADTPATAPLTSQFFKPTFPININTATAAELELLPRIGPRMATRIITFRQTHGGFRTKAELKQIKGIGEKTYAGLENKITIE
- a CDS encoding response regulator transcription factor; the encoded protein is MQAVRLLIVEDDRKIGSELESLFQEDGYEVSWTTEGEHALKLLTSSPGFDLVILDLGLPKKNGFDVIKDMHKAGVDTPVLILSSRNSEEDKLNGFKLGAEDYVTKPFSAKELAARCKVIVRRHSTSNGKDLDRYSFEDIEINFGSHTAHKNGTELQFTALEFSIIHYFIQHKGRTVSRRQLLRDVWGIQEDIATRTIDRHVASLRKKIENDPTEPQYIQTVYGIGYKFTA